In a single window of the Arachis hypogaea cultivar Tifrunner chromosome 6, arahy.Tifrunner.gnm2.J5K5, whole genome shotgun sequence genome:
- the LOC114924066 gene encoding uncharacterized protein isoform X2, with protein MTSYKENRTAQIRLVSSHNEVYEPCDDSFALVDALLADRSNLLEHSPTMCMEIGCGSGYVITSLALILGPERGGVNYIATDINPNAVKVTHETLDAHGVDAELILTDIASGLENRLAGLVDVMVVNPPYVPTPEDEVGAEGIISSWAGGENGRRVIDRVLPVADHLLSEKGWLYMVTLTANNPSEICLQMKKKGYASKIIIQRSTEEESLHIIKFWRDSDTTVDEVTDQSLIGFLGSLLSQIPLFSLWRGSTSNDNC; from the exons ATG ACTTCATACAAGGAGAATAGAACTGCCCAAATTCGGCTTGTGAGTTCACATAACGAGGTTTATGAACCATGTGATGATTCTTTTGCGCTGGTTGACGCTCTTCTTGCCGATCGCTCTAACTTATTGGAACATAGTCCTACAATGTGTATGGAGATTGGCTGTGGCAGCGGATATGTCATTACTTCCCTTGCTCTTATTCTTGGACCTGAAAGAGGTGGCGTCAACTATATCGCAACTGACATAAACCCAAATGCAGTTAAGGTGACCCATGAGACATTGGACGCACACGGGGTTGACGCAGAGTTGATATTAACAGATATTGCATCTGGGCTAGAGAACCGTCTAGCTGGTTTGGTTGATGTCATGGTTGTAAACCCTCCTTACGTACCTACTCCCGAAGATGAAGTCGGCGCTGAAGGTATTATCTCTTCTTGGGCTGGAGGGGAAAATGGAAGGAGAGTAATTGATCGGGTTCTGCCTGTTGCAGACCATCTTTTGTCCGAAAAAGGATGGTTGTACATGGTCACCTTGACGGCAAACAATCCGTCTGAGATATGCCTGCAAATGAAGAAAAAAGGGTATGCTTCTAAGATTATCATTCAAAGATCGACAGAGGAAGAAAGTCTACATATAATTAAGTTCTGGCGGGATTCCGATACTACAGTAGATGAGGTAACAGACCAATCCCTTATTGGGTTCCTGGGCTCCTTGCTTTCACAAATTCCTCTATTTTCTCTCTGGAGAGGCAGCACTAGTAACGATAACTGCTGA
- the LOC114924066 gene encoding pentatricopeptide repeat-containing protein At2g22410, mitochondrial isoform X1 has translation MTLTGLIDNSFAASRLVAFCALSESQTLGYCTKILYHTNEPNVFSWNTTIRGYIESGDLDGALVLYKKMLQYDGLKPDNHTYPLLLKACSSPSLNCVGHTIFGHVLKFGFEFNLFVHNALISMLLSYGNLEAAYDVFNRGCVRDLVTWNAMITGCVRRGLEIEAIKLYREMEVEKVKPNEITMIGLVCSCSRLHDLNLGREFHRYIKEHKLELTVPLINALMDMYVKCGDVLAAQVLFDNMAQKIIVSWTTMVLGYARFSYLDIARKILYKVPEKSVVPWNAIISGCVQTKHSKEALTLFHEMQINNIEPDKVTMINCLCACSQLGTLDVGIWIHHYIERKNLSVDVTLGTALVDMYAKCGNIDRALQVFQELPQRNCLTWTTIICGLAFNGNSRDAIYYFSEIIRIGLMPDEISFLGVLSACCHGGLVEEGRKYFSQMSSKFNIFPKFKHYSCMVDLLGRAGHLEDAEELIRNMPIEADAAVWGALFFACRVHGNVLIGERAAMKLLEMDPQDSGNYVLLASMYSEAKMWKEARSARKLMKERGVDKLPGCSSIEINGIVHEFVVKDALHPESEMIYESLISLTKQLELLEVTSTVPASGDNLSF, from the coding sequence ATGACCTTAACAGGCTTAATAGACAATAGCTTTGCTGCAAGTCGCCTTGTTGCTTTCTGCGCTCTCTCAGAATCTCAAACCCTTGGATATTGcacaaaaattttatatcatacaAACGAACCAAATGTCTTTTCTTGGAACACGACAATTAGGGGATATATAGAAAGTGGAGACTTAGATGGAGCACTTGTTTTGTACAAGAAAATGTTGCAGTATGATGGGTTGAAGCCAGATAATCATACTTATCCGTTATTGCTTAAAGCATGTTCTTCTCCTTCTCTAAATTGTGTAGGTCATACTATATTTGGACATGTATTAAAGTTTGGGTTCGAATTTAACTTATTTGTGCACAATGCATTAATCTCTATGCTACTGTCCTATGGGAACTTAGAGGCAGCATATGATGTGTTCAATAGAGGATGTGTGAGGGACCTGGTAACTTGGAATGCGATGATTACGGGATGTGTTAGAAGAGGACTGGAGATTGAGGCTATAAAACTCTATCGGGAAATGGAGGTTGAGAAGGTGAAACCAAATGAGATTACAATGATTGGGTTGGTTTGTTCTTGTTCTCGGTTACATGATTTGAATCTTGGTAGAGAATTTCATCGTTACATCAAAGAACACAAGCTTGAGTTGACAGTTCCACTTATTAATGCACTTATGGACATGTATGTGAAGTGTGGAGACGTATTGGCTGCACAAGTTTTATTCGATAACATGGCACAGAAGATCATTGTTTCATGGACTACAATGGTTCTTGGATATGCCAGATTCAGTTATCTTGATATTGCTaggaaaattttatataaagttCCAGAGAAGAGTGTTGTTCCTTGGAATGCAATCATCAGTGGCTGTGTTCAAACCAAGCATAGTAAGGAGGCATTGACTTTATTCCATGAAATGCAAATTAATAATATAGAGCCTGACAAAGTGACCATGATCAACTGCTTGTGTGCATGTTCACAACTAGGAACACTTGATGTTGGAATATGGATTCACCATtatattgaaagaaaaaatctTTCTGTAGACGTCACCTTGGGAACTGCTCTAGTTGACATGTATGCCAAGTGCGGGAATATTGACAGGGCTCTCCAGGTTTTTCAAGAGCTTCCTCAAAGAAATTGTTTGACCTGGACAACTATTATTTGCGGTTTAGCATTTAATGGGAATTCTCGTGATGCTATATACTATTTCTCAGAAATAATTCGTATTGGATTGATGCCTGATGAGATCTCCTTTCTTGGTGTCTTATCAGCTTGTTGCCATGGAGGTTTAGTTGAAGAAGGCCGCAAATATTTTTCTCAAATGAGCTCCAAATTCAATATATTCCCTAAGTTCAAACACTACTCTTGCATGGTGGATCTTCTAGGAAGGGCTGGTCATCTGGAGGATGCTGAAGAGCTTATCCGAAATATGCCTATAGAAGCGGATGCTGCGGTGTGGGGTGCTTTATTCTTTGCTTGTCGTGTTCATGGCAATGTTCTGATTGGGGAGAGGGCAGCTATGAAGCTCCTTGAGATGGATCCTCAAGATAGTGGGAATTATGTTCTCCTTGCTAGCATGTACAGTGAAGCGAAAATGTGGAAGGAGGCAAGGAGTGCAAGGAAACTAATGAAGGAAAGAGGGGTAGATAAGCTTCCTGGTTGCAGCTCCATTGAAATCAATGGCATTGTTCATGAGTTTGTGGTAAAGGATGCATTACATCCAGAGTCTGAAATGATTTATGAAAGCCTGATTTCTTTGACAAAGCAACTGGAGCTTCTTGAAGTTACATCCACAGTTCCAGCTTCTGGAGATAATCTTTCCTTCTAA